AAGATGCCCATGCAACGGTGGATAATTTTGTGCATACCGCAGCGCAGATTAAAGGTATGGTGGAAGAGATTGAGAAGATCAATGTGATCTCAAAAGAGAATGTCACGAGCATCGACAATGTCTCTCAAGCCTCCGAGCATCTTCACACGATGACAGAAAATCTCAATAACGAACTCGGAAAATTTAAGTCTTAAGTATTAAACCTCAGCGAGAAGTTTTATCACATCGCTGGGGTTTCTTACAAGGTATTTTGCCCCATGCGCTCTTAATTCCGCCTCTTCTCTAAATCCCCACAAAGCACCCACAGCGATCATTCCAGCGTTATTAGCGGTTTGCATATCGATCATTGTATCCCCCAAATAATAACACTCATTTGGCTTTACATGTAAAAGAGAAGAGATCTCTAAAGCGCCCTCGGGGTGGGGCTTTCGTGGAATGCCTTCGCGCGCACCAAAAACAACGTCAAACTTCCATTCGCGCAAATATTTCATCGCACACATTTTGGTGAAGGAGTCTGGTTTATTGGAGAGTATCGCCATCTTAAAGCCTCGTTTTTGCAAGAAGGTGAGCATTTTACTGATACCATCATAAAGCGTGGTATTTTGATTGAACTGCTTTGCATAATGGCTTTGAAACAACGAAACGGCTTCTTGAATCCGTTCAGGCGTTTGAGGGTTGGAGGCGAAGATGTTTTCAAACAGTTTGAAAACACCCTCCCCTACGAAATAGCGGTATTTTTCACGTTCCTGAACTTCAAATCCAAGCGAAACAAGCGCAAAATTAGCACTGATGGCAATGTCTTCTAATGTATCAAGAAGCGTGCCATCAAGGTCAAATACAATGTTTTTTTTCATTATCGTGTTCTAGTTCAGCTTTAAGCGCTTCATAGTCAAGCCCTAAAAATTCACACGCACTCTTTGTTGCTTTGTGCGCGGTAAAGCCAAATTTATCAAATAAAAGTTCTGCTGGACCACTCGCACCAAAACGCTCCATACAGATGACTTTATCCGCATAGCGGTACCATTCAATCCCAGCCCCCGCTTCAATCGCAATGACTTTGGTTTGTGGCTCAATGATCGTTTGAATATACGCCTCATCTTGCTCATTTAAAAGATCAAAACACGGCACACTGACCATATTGCTTGGAATGCCAAACATTGAAAGATAGCATGCCACTTCCAACGCAAGATAGACTTCACTTCCACTTGCCATCAAGGTAACTTGTGCGTTTTCACGTCGTTTTAAAAGATAACCGCCATTTTCCACATCGCCGTGCGCGCGATCGTCTTTAAGTGCTCGAAGCTTTTGGCGTGAGCAGACAAATGCCGCAGGCGCTTGCATACTGAGAGCCTTTTTCCATGCTTTCACATTTTCTCTACCATCGCATGGACGGTAAACGTAGAAGTTTGGAAGCGCTCTAAATTGACTCAGTTGTTCAATCGGCTGGTGCGTTGGGCCATCTTCGCCTACACCGATGCTGTCGTGCGTCCAGATGTAAAAATTTTTCAGTTTCATGAGTGCTGCTAAACGCACTGAGGGTTTCATATAATCGCTAAAGATAAAAAAGGTCGCTCCAAAAGGGATAAACAAGCCGTACAACGCAAACGCGTTGATGATCGCTCCCATCGCATGTTCACGAATACCAAAGTGAATGTTACGACCAAGTGGATAATCGCCAAGTCCTGTCAGCTCACTTTTATTGGAAGGGCCAAGATCGGCACTGCCGCCTAAAAAGCCTGGAATCGCTTGTGCAATCGCGTTGAGAATTTTTCCATTGCTATCGCGTGTTGCGACATCACTCTCAAAATTTGGCCACTCAATTTTTGAAAAATCAGGATTTAACAGTGCTTCTAAAAGAGCTTTTTGATCACTGCTCAGGTCATTTTTCACGCGTGCATTCCAATTTGCCTCTGCCAAATCACCTTTCTCAAGGGCGCAACTAAAGCGCGCATAGACATCTTCATCGACACTAAAACTTTTTTCAGGATCAAACCCTGCTTTGATTTTAGAGTTTTTAATCTCTTCGCATCCTAAGGGGGCACCATGGGCGTGGTGACTTCCTTCCATCTGGCATGCACCTTTTGCAATGGTTGTATCCGCGATAATCAAATAAGGCTTTGTTTGCTCTTTCGATTGCTCTAGGACCGCATTAATCTCATCAAAATCATGCCCATCAATGCGCGAAACTTCCCACCCTTGCGCTTCAAAGCGGTGCTTCACATCTTCGCTCCATGCAATGGAGGTATCGCCCTCAATCGTAATCGCATTGCTATCGTAAATCACGACTAAATTATCTAAAGAAAGATGCCCCGCAAGTGAACACGCTTCATAGCTAATGCCCTCTTGTAAATCGCCATCGCCACACAAGCAGTAGACTTTATGGGTAATCACTTCTGCTTTGGGTTGGTTGAGGACGGTTGCAGCATATTTAGCAGCCATGGCAAACCCCACGGCATTGGTAATACCTTGTCCAAGAGGGCCTGTGGTGACTTCAACACCAGGAACATCGCCGTACTCTGGGTGACCAGGTGTTTTACTTCCAAGTTGTCTAAAGTTTTGTAAATCTTCTAAGCTAATATCATAACCGCTTAAATGTAAAAAAGAGTAGACGAGTGCGGAAGCATGACCTCCACTGAAAACCAAACGGTCACGGTTCAACCACTTTGGATTTTTAGGATTGTGCGTGATATGGCGTGCTAAAATAGTGACGATGTCTGCCAAACCCATAGGAGCGCCTGGATGTCCACTGTTCGCACGTTGCACCATATCGGCTGCCAAAAAACGGATCGTATCGGCTTGTTTTTTCAATATTTTTTTATTTTCCATCGTATATCTATCCTTTAAAATATGCTTCTACAATGCTTTTAAGTCTGTGTGACAAAGCTGCATCAAGCTTTTCTAATTCACCATCCAATTCCAAAAGAAGTTTTTGCTTCACCTCTTGAGCCGATTCCAATCCTAGCAAATTGACAAATGAGTTTTTATGCCCGTCATTGTGCGTAGGTTTGCCAGCCTCTTCACTTGAGAGCGTTGCATCGATGATGTCATCTTGTACTTGGAACAAAAGCCCAAGTTTTAGACCAAACTGATAGAGTGCTTCTTGAATCGTTTTATCCAATTCACAGATCACAGCCCCCATCACCAGCGACGCTGCAATAAGTTTGGCTGTTTTATGAAGGTGTAAAAATGTCAACTCTTCGACATTCAAACGTTTATCTTCAAAAAAACAGTCAATGGCTTGACCCAAAACCATACCATGAATTCCCGAATTGCTCGACAAAATGGAGACCAGTTTTATCTTGATCTCAGCACTGAGAGGAGCATTGGCTAAAAGATAAAACGCGTGGGTGTTGAGGGCATCTCCGATGAGCACCGCAGTGGTTTCATCATAGCTTACATGTAAGGTTGGGTGCCCTCGTCTAAGGGCTGCATCGTCCATGCACGGTAGATCATCGTGAATCAGCGAATAGGTATGCATCATCTCCAAACCAAGGGCTACATGTAAAGCATTTTCAACCAAAAGAGGCTGAGAGCTTTCAACCACACTGAGCAGTAATAAGGGGCGAAATCGCTTTCCCCCAACATCAAGCATTTCACCCAATGCTTGGTTAAAATGGGGGTGAAAACTCTCCACAACGGGGAGTTTTGCTTTTAAAAACAGTTCAAACTTTGCAATTAACTCTTTAGAACTCAAAAGATCCCTTTCAACGCGTCAATGTTACAAAAAATTGGAAATCATCACGATCAAATAAAAGACTCACTTCGCGGTTACGATTTTTTGCCAAATAAGCATCTGCCTCAGTAACACGCTCTATGGGAAGTTGCTCCACTTGCATTAAACGATCTCCCACTTTAAGACCACTTTGTTCAGCAAAAGAGCCACGCGCAATCTCTTTAATACGAAGATTTGTGTCAAACTTAAATCCCTTGCTCTGCAGATAACTCTCTTTTTTAACCTCAGGAATCGGCACTTTTTTCTTTACTTCCTCTTTTTTAGGAAGCGGTTTAGGCGCTAGTAAATTTTCTTCCATCCAAGCATTATTGCGCTGAAGTTGTGCACTTACTTTGCTCAAATCTTTAAGACCTCTGAGGGCATCTGCAAACTCGGCAACGTTTTTCACAGATTTTCCATTCAAGCGTGTAATCACATCGCCCATTTTGAGCTTCGCCTCTTTCACATTGGAATCCACAAAATCAACAATGACGCTCTCATTCCCATCCACAACACGTACACCTAACTCTTGAAATGAAGCGGTTTTACCTTCGATGAAAAGCTTCAATGCTTCTGAGCCAATAAAAAATTTATCACCAATACCAAGGCCATACATTTCACAGCAAAGACCACCCACGAGGGTACTCACTTCGCCCACGCCACCAAATTCAAAGAGCTCATTGACACTGTTTCCGATTTTAGACGCATTAACAGCGATGAGGGAGTTATCGGTCATACTGACAAGCCATTCACCCAGCTTTAATTCACTGGTTGGCTTTAGTTTTACAGGCACCAAAGGTTTTGGAGAATCGAACAGATAGAGATTGGAGTAGTAATCAAACCGAACATACGGAACACTCGGTTTCTCTTTGGAATACGCAACAGCTTGTTTTTCACTAATAGCAATAGCACGCGTTGAGCCAAAAGAGACAATGGAGTGTCTGTTTTTTTCATAACATTGTGAAAAATCGGGATAAACAAACTCTGCTTTGGAAGCAGGAGCTGGCGTAGATGCTGGCACATCGGCTGCACAAAGAGCCCCGGTTATTAAGAGAAGAAAGAGTCCTAGACGTTTCACATACTACTCCTTAATTTTTCGCGCCAAATCCCCCAATGCCGGAGAGCATCTGAGTCGTCGCTAGTTTTTTATTCTCTTCTACCATTTTGGAGACATCGTTCATCGCACTGATCAGTAAAATCTGCAACGACTCTTTGTCCCCAAGCAGTGAATCATCAAGCGTTATATCAATAACTTCACCGTTACCATTCATGCTCACACTCACCATTCCACCGCCGCTTTTAGCGGTAAATTGCTTACTGCTTGCATCTTCGTGCATTTTTTGAGCTTGCTTTTGCGCCTCTTCAAGCATCGCACCCACTTTTGAAAGATCAAAATTTTCAAACATCAGATGTAATCTCTCACTTCGACCAATGTATTATTTTCATCCACCAAAGCAACCGTTGGCTTAAAGGTTTTGAGCTCTTCTTCACTCATATGCGCGTAGGCTATGATGATGATCTTATCGCCAATATGGGCTTTGCGAGCCGCCGCACCGTTTAGGCAAATATCTTTTCCGCCCGCTTTTCCCTCAATCACATAGGTGGTAAAGCGCTCACCATTGTTAATGTTCACGACTTCGACTTTTTGCCCTACATGAAGGTTAGAAGCCTCTATTAACTCTTTATCAATTGTAATCGAACCAACATAGTTCAAATTTGCATCTGTAACCGTGGCTCTGTGAATTTTGCTGTATAGCATCTCAAGCGTCATCGCTTTTATACCTCTTCTGGATTAAGAAATTTGTTTATTTTACCCTATTTTTGCTTAGCCCATTGAGCGATAAGCTCTCTTACGACGCTACGATCATCAAAAGGATATTTTTTACCCTTGATCTCTTGATACGTTTCATCCCCTTTTCCAAGGATCAGAAGCACTTCATTGGGAGCTTGCATCCTCAATGCTTTTTCAATCGCTTCGTGGCGATCTACTTCTACATGTAAAGATTCATGATGATTCATTCCTGCCAAAATTTCAGTGATAATACTTTGGGGATCTTCAGAGCGTGGATTATCGCTGGTTACGACAATTTTTTTAGCATAACGCTGAGCCATCGCTCCCATTTTTGGGCGTTTCGTGCGATCTCTATCACCTCCTGCTCCAAAAACCACGACAAGGTCGCGCTCTTTCATACTATCAAGCACCTTCTCCATGCCATCGGGTGTATGGGCAAAATCAACGATCACCAAAGGATCCTGACTGACGACCTCCATACGACCTTCCACGCCACCAAAGTGCTCTAACGCTTCGCAGATAGACTCCATGGGAGCAACCCCTAACATATCGACGGCACTGATCGCGGCAAGAAGGTTGTAGAGGTTAAAAAAGCCATGTAAGGGGGATTCAAACTCATACACTTTTTCAATCTTCGCAACCGCCGCACTGATGCCCTCTTTGAGCGAATACGCCAAAATTTTATAGGTTGCAGGATGTTCGATCCCATAACTCATCGCGTTCGTGCGGTTAAAACGAATTTTGCTCTCATCTTTGTTGATGAGTTTCAAACTCTCATCGTCAAAAAAGCGACTCTTTACGGCAATATATTCATCAATCGTTTTGTGAAAATCGAGATGATCTTGCGTGACATTGGTCAAAATCTTCAAAGCAAAAGCAATCCCATCGATGCGGTTTTGCACAATGGCATGCGAGCTTACTTCCATCACAAAATACTCACAGCCTGCTTCTACGGCGAGTTTGAGGTTGTGAATCGTCTGTAAAATGGGCGGTGTTGTAAGGCTTTTCTCTTCGATGCGATGATCGTTGATAAAACACCCTCGCGTTCCTTGCAAACCCACTTTTTTGCCAAGATCAAGCAGTATGGAGTAAATAGCAGCCGCTGTGGTTGTTTTACCATTCGTACCCGTAATGCCAATGATTTTAATCGCATCACGGATACCAAGCAGATCCAAGCACGCTTTAGGTGAGATGATGTGAGTGCAGCCATGATCACGCGCACTTTGCTCATACATCGCGTTCAGTTTGGTTAAAACAAAGATGCTTGAGGCATCACATTCGTTTGAATTGTCGGTTACATGTAAAAATGTATTATGATTTGGAAGTTCTATTTTCAAGATGATTCTCTATTTTTGTGCTTTTTTAATCAGCGATAAAAGCTGCTCATCGTTCGGGAAAAGCGTGACGGCACTCTCAAGATAATTCAGGGACATTTCGATAAAACCATTCTCAATCAGTCTGGCTAAAAAGTCAACAAAATCCTCTTTTTTCGAGATGATGACTTTGGTGGAGAACATAATGTCTTCAAATGCCTCTTTAAAGCTACCACGCGCTTCAATCAGTGTCATAAAATCTTCATATTTAATGCCGTTTTCTGCATTAATACGTGCTTCAAAATCACTCTCTTTAAACAAATGCGCTATTTTTTCACTGTGTTCTTCCACGGAGTTAATGATCTCTTCCATCACCTCTTCACAATCTTCAGCACCATTCTCTTTGGTTAAAATATAATACTCAAAAAGCGCCATGGCTTGTTCTTCATTCTGTGTTGCCATATCGCATAAAATAGCTCCAATGCGAGCTTCTTTTGATTGAGGATCAACACTCAGTGCTAATGCAAACTGAAGCATTGCCTCTTGGAAATTTTTTGTGTAAAATTTTTCAATCCCTTTGGTAATATAAGCGTTCATTACTCTCCAATTGCTTCAAACTCATGTTCCATCCCAGGTAAAATATTTACAACTTCAAGCTCAGGATGAATATCAATTCTTAATTGGCGTTCTACGCCGTATTTCAGTGTTTGTCCACTGGATGCGCACCCTTGGCAGGCACCTTGAAGTTGAACAAAAACACGTCCGCTTTTTATGCCTAATAATGTCAGTCCACCGCCGTCTAATGCAAGCATTGGCTTAATTTTTTCAAGTGATTTTTCGACAACGGGAAGCAACTCTTCGTCACTAAATGGTATCATAGATTCTCCTATAGCAAAAGTATCTAATTTAACAATAGTTTGAGTTAAAAGTGACTTAATTTTTAGTGGGGAAAGAAGTGTTTAGGGTAAAAAAAATTTAACGCATAAAAGCTTGGGAGCAAGCCGCTCCCAAAGCAAAAAAGTGAGATTTAGACGAGTTCTAAAAACGCCATAGGCGCTGCATCGCCTTTTCTGATACGTGTTTTTATAATACGGGTGTAACCACCATTTCTCTCAACATATTTAGGTGCGATCTCATTAACCAATTTTTTAGTACACTCTTTATCTTGAAGTGCAGCAAAAACAGTTTTGTGAGCATGATCGCCACCAACTCCTGCTTGCGTAATCAATTTTTCAACAAATCCTCTAAGCTCTTTTGCTTTAGGAACTGTTGTCTCGATTTTCTCATATTTAATGACAGCTATAGCCAAGTTCTTCAACAACGCCGCTCTGTGTGATGAAGTACGACCAAGCTTTCTGTATCCGTGCTTATGTCTCATAAATTAACCCTCGTTGGCTTCAGATTTTAAATCTTCAATTTTTTTCTTGAGCAAACTTGCCGTCTCGTCAGAGAAATTATATCCAACAGGATAACCACTCTCTTCCATAACTTGTCTGATCTCTTCTAACGATTTCTTGCCTAGATTTTTGAGGTTTTTAAGTTCTAACTCGCTCATTAAAGCAAGCTCGCCAATAAATTTCACCTCTGCTCTATCTAAACAGTTGAAGCTACGAGCACTTAGATTTAACTCTTCAATACTCTGTAATAGCTTACCAAGCTCCACATTCTCATTAGAACTCTCACTTTTTGGAGCTACTGCAATATCCAAAATGCCATTAAAAACAGACATTTGTGAATACATTGCTTCAAGTGAATTTTTAAAAGCTTCGATTGGAGAAACAAGTCCGTCTGTTTCAATCGTGAAAACAATTTTCTCATAGTTAGGATTGTCTTCAACCAAAACATTCTCAATATCGTACACAGCTCTTTTTACAGGGGTAAAGAAAGCATCCAGTGCAATATAATCTTCTCCAACCAAACCTCTAATGTTCTCACTTGGAACATAGCCGATCCCTTTTTCAAGGATTAAAGAGAAGTTAAACTCTGCATCTTCATTGATCGTTGCCAAATAACCATCTGGTGTAACAATCTCAATGTGAGCATTGGCTAAATCACTTCCCTTAATCTCTTTTGGTCCAGTAAATGAGTAGTTAACCTCTACACGTTTCTCATCGCCTTTGATTTTGAAACGAATATTTTTAAGGTTAATGATGAAAAGAGCAACATCTTCAAGCATACCGCGCATGCTATCAAATTCATGGGTTACGCCTTCAATCTTTACAGCCGTTGGGGCAGATCCTACGGTACTGCTTAAAAGCAATCTACGTAAAGGATGTGCCAAGGTTACCGCAAAACCAGATTCAAATGGGTATGCACTAATTTGAACCTTATTTGCCGCAATAGTCTCTACCTCAATTTCAGTTGGCATGTAAGCTGATGTATTGATTTTTTTCATATACTACCTACTTTATTATTTAGAGTATAGCTCAACGATTAATCTTTCTTCAACCGGAATCACTACTTCTTCTCTCTCAGGGATGCGTGTAAAAATACCCATTGCTTTTTCTCTCTCAACATCAACCCATGGCGCAATACCAGTTTGTTGTGTTAATTCAAGAGCTCTTTTTACTTGTGGGTTATTTTTAGATTTTTCACAAACCTCAATTTTCTCACCTGCACGCACAACATAGGAAGGAATGTCGACTCTGCTACCATTCACTAAAATATGTCCATGTGTGACTAATTGACGTGCAAATCTTCGTGTTGTTGCAAATCCCATACGGTAAACAACATTATCAAGTCTTCTTTCGATAAGAAGGACAAGGTTAATACCTGTATTTCCCTCTTTACGAGCTGCTTCGTCAAATATACGTCTGAATTGTTTTTCAGAAACTCCATACATAAATTTAGCTTTTTGTTTCTCTCTTAATTGGAGTCCATACTCGCTAATTTTTGATCTTCTTTGTCCGTGTTGACCTGGTGCATATGGTCGCTTATCTAACGCACTTTTACCAGCAAGTCTGCGCTCACCTTTAAGGGCTAAGCTGACACCAAGTCTTCTTTCGAGCTTCTCGACTGGTCCTCTATATCTTGCCATTTTTTCTCCTAATCTATTGCATAAACGAAAAAATTATTTTGTTTCTCTCAAAGACGTTCTATTCTAAAAATTAGAATTAAACTCTTCTTCTTTTTGGAGGTCTACAGCCGTTGTGTGGAAGAGGTGTAATATCTTTTAGGAAAGACACTTTAATACCTTCTGTTGTACCAGCACTTTTTACCGCTGTCTCGCGACCACTGCCCGGGCCTTGAACTTTAATACCGATTTCTTTGAGACCATGTTCTTTTGCTTTAGTCAATGCATCTTCGACGGCTTGTTGTGCTGCATAAGGAGTAGATTTTTTACTACCCTTAAAGCCCAAACTACCTGCACTGCTCCAAGCAATAACATTTCCCATCTCATCAGTTACAGTTACGACAGTGTTATTAAATGTTGCAGAGATATAAATGATACCTTTAGCAATATTTTTCTTAACAACTTTTTTACGTACTACTTTTCTTTTTGCCATCTGTTTCCCTTTGAGACTTCGTTATTTAGCTTTAGCGCCAACGGTGCGTTTTTTACCTTTTCGGGTACGCGCATTCGTTTTTGTTTTTTGTCCACGAACTGGCAAGCCTTTTCTATGTCTAAGACCTCTATAGCTTCCCATATCCATCAAAGCTTTAATATCCATAGCCACTTTTTTACGAAGATCACCCTCTACTTGAAAGTCTGCTTGGATCTCTTTACGAATCGCTGCAACTTCATCTTCACTTAGCTCATGAACTCTTTTATCAAACGAAATTCCAGTTGCTGTTAAAATAGCTCTAGAACTTGTCAAACCTATACCGTAGATGTATGTTAAACCATACTCTACTCTCTTTTTCATTGGAAGGTCTACACCTGCAATCCTTGCCATGCTTATCCTTGTCTCTGTTTGTGTTTTGGATTTACGCAAATGACTCTAACGATACCTTTTCGTTTGATCACCTTGCACTTATCGCACATCTTCTTTACAGAAGGTCGTACTTTCATTCGTGACTCCTGAACTTTATTTCCACTGGAATTTTGAGCTAAACTGTCACAGGTTTGATGATGTATCTCAAACCAACAATCGAAAAAACAGTGGTTCCTTTTTCGATTATTCTTCACACAGCTTTACAAAAGGGGCAAATTATACATAAATTAAGCTAATAATTTACTTATACCTATAAGTTATACGCCCTTTATCCAAACTATACGGTGTCAACTCTACTTTCACGGTATCTCCGGGCATTATCTTAATATAATGCATTCTCATTTTTCCTGCAATGTGACATAAAATCACATGGCTATTTTGGACTTCAACTTTAAAGGTTGCGTTGGGAAGTGCTTCTATCACTTTACCGTCAATTTCAATCACGTCATCTTTTGCCATTTTACCTCCTATAATCTCAAGATAGAGACAAAATTTCTACTTTGCCATCTACGATTGCAACGGTGTGCTCATAGTGGCTTCCTCTTAACCCATCCGCAGAAACAACAGACCATTTATCCGCCAAAATTTTTGGCGTGCCATCTTTATGGCAGATCATTGGCTCTATGCAAAATACCATACCATTTTTGATTTTAGGACCACTTTTGGGATTAATCCCTTCTAAATAGTTAGGAATTTCTGGCTCTTCATGCGGCTTTCTGCCAATGCCATGCCCACAGAATCCATGCAAAGGAACATACCCTTGTTGAAGAATAAATTGCTCAATCGCATGACTTAGCTCTTTAAAGCGCATCTCAGGCTCGATAATATCAATGGCATAATAGAGGGCATCTTTTGCACATGCAATCAAATTCTCATCACTTTTTGATATTTCTCCAACCCCTACAGTTACAGCAGAATCGCCATACCAGCCATCAACCTCTGTACCAATATCAAGTCCTACAATATCACCCTCTTTAAGCTGATACTCTGTAGGAATCCCATGAATAATCACTTCGTTGACAGAGGTACACACACCTGCTGGAAAACCATAAAGGCCTTTAAAGGCAGGACGCGCACCAAGGCTATGAATGTAAGACTCACCCATGGCATTGAGCTCTTTCAAGCTAAGCCCTGGATGAATGTTACATGTAAGATACTCTAACGTTTTGGCAACAATCTTATTAGCAGCAGAAAGCTTTGCAATTTCCTGAGCTTTTTTAATCGTAATTGCCATCTGCTTAAAGACCTACCGCACTAAGTGTTTCATATTTATTCATATACATTTGTGCTTCAATTTTACGCATCGTATCGAGTGCCACTTGAACAACAATTAAAACAGCTGTTCCACCAAAATAGAATGGTACACCCATCACTTTTACCAAAACCCATGGAAGCGTCGAGATAAGCCCTAAATAGATTGATCCCCAAAGGGTTAATCTACCCGCTACTTCATTTAAAAAGAGTGCAGTGCTCTCTCCTGGTCTAACACCGGGAATAAAGCCACCCTGTTTTTTAAGGTTTTCAGAAATATCTTTTGCATTAAAAACAATCGATGCATAAAAATAAGCAAAGAAAATGACGAACAAAAATGTAAGTACATTAAAGACATAGCTGTTTGGATTGAGAAAATCGTGAATAGATTGAACAATCGGATTGGTGCTTGCTTGCATAATCGTTGATGGGAACATCAAAATTGCACTTGCAAAAATAGGAGGAATAACACCACTAAGATTCATTTTAATAGGCACATAGTTCATAATACGTTTGTGTTGATTTTGAAGCACGACTTTTCGCGAATACGAAATCGGAATACGACGCTCACCCATCTCCACATAAATAATAGAACCAACCGTGGCTAAGATGACCACCAAAATACCAATGACCACAAGGAAATTGAGCTCTCCTGTATTGACAAGGTTAATGGTTCCACCAATCGCACTAGGGATTCCTGAAACGATACCTGCAAAAATAATCAAACTGATACCATTACCAATACCACGTTGTGTAATTTGCTCACCAATCCACATGAGTAACATAGTACCCGTAAGCATACTCGCAGCAGCAATCGCTGTAAAGGTTGTCATATCGATCATAATGGCACTCTCGCCAGCACGACCACTTAACCCTCCAAGACCAACGGAAACACCAATGGCTTGTACAATCGTAATAACAATCGTTGCATATCGAATGATCTGCATGTATTTCACCATACCGTCACGTTCTTTTTTCATTTTACCAAGTGTTGGGAAAGTTGCTGCAAGAAGTTCCATAATAATAGACGCGGTGATGTAAGGCATAATACCTAACGATATAATACTAAGACGTTGTGCAGCGTTACCGCTGAACATATTAAACATTCCAAGGGCATTTGAGCTATTGGAGTCGAAGAACTCTTTAATTACAGCTATATTGACACCAGGAACTGGCACGTATGCCAGTATCCTGTATGCAAATATAAACCCTAACGTAACTAAAATCTTCTTCGTAAGATCTTGGCTCATTTACTCATTCCAGTAAAAATGACGTTTTCGTCTTTGATTTTAGCAGTCAACTCTTTAGCACCTGCACCGATCAATTTCACTTTAATAACACTGCTTCCAATTTTATGCACAGTTCTAATCGCATCAACCGTAATTTCAGCCAGTTCTGCAACTGCTTTAATTCTATCAACGTTGATGATATAAGGTTTCACGATTTTAGAAGTAAAACCAACTTTTGGTAATCTTCTTTGAAGTGGTTGTTGACCACCCTCGAAACCTCTTTT
Above is a genomic segment from Sulfurospirillum halorespirans DSM 13726 containing:
- the infA gene encoding translation initiation factor IF-1, coding for MAKDDVIEIDGKVIEALPNATFKVEVQNSHVILCHIAGKMRMHYIKIMPGDTVKVELTPYSLDKGRITYRYK
- the rpsD gene encoding 30S ribosomal protein S4, encoding MARYRGPVEKLERRLGVSLALKGERRLAGKSALDKRPYAPGQHGQRRSKISEYGLQLREKQKAKFMYGVSEKQFRRIFDEAARKEGNTGINLVLLIERRLDNVVYRMGFATTRRFARQLVTHGHILVNGSRVDIPSYVVRAGEKIEVCEKSKNNPQVKRALELTQQTGIAPWVDVEREKAMGIFTRIPEREEVVIPVEERLIVELYSK
- a CDS encoding NifU family protein; this translates as MIPFSDEELLPVVEKSLEKIKPMLALDGGGLTLLGIKSGRVFVQLQGACQGCASSGQTLKYGVERQLRIDIHPELEVVNILPGMEHEFEAIGE
- a CDS encoding tetratricopeptide repeat protein; the protein is MNAYITKGIEKFYTKNFQEAMLQFALALSVDPQSKEARIGAILCDMATQNEEQAMALFEYYILTKENGAEDCEEVMEEIINSVEEHSEKIAHLFKESDFEARINAENGIKYEDFMTLIEARGSFKEAFEDIMFSTKVIISKKEDFVDFLARLIENGFIEMSLNYLESAVTLFPNDEQLLSLIKKAQK
- the rpmJ gene encoding 50S ribosomal protein L36, with product MKVRPSVKKMCDKCKVIKRKGIVRVICVNPKHKQRQG
- the rpsM gene encoding 30S ribosomal protein S13; translated protein: MARIAGVDLPMKKRVEYGLTYIYGIGLTSSRAILTATGISFDKRVHELSEDEVAAIRKEIQADFQVEGDLRKKVAMDIKALMDMGSYRGLRHRKGLPVRGQKTKTNARTRKGKKRTVGAKAK
- a CDS encoding DNA-directed RNA polymerase subunit alpha, whose product is MKKINTSAYMPTEIEVETIAANKVQISAYPFESGFAVTLAHPLRRLLLSSTVGSAPTAVKIEGVTHEFDSMRGMLEDVALFIINLKNIRFKIKGDEKRVEVNYSFTGPKEIKGSDLANAHIEIVTPDGYLATINEDAEFNFSLILEKGIGYVPSENIRGLVGEDYIALDAFFTPVKRAVYDIENVLVEDNPNYEKIVFTIETDGLVSPIEAFKNSLEAMYSQMSVFNGILDIAVAPKSESSNENVELGKLLQSIEELNLSARSFNCLDRAEVKFIGELALMSELELKNLKNLGKKSLEEIRQVMEESGYPVGYNFSDETASLLKKKIEDLKSEANEG
- the rplQ gene encoding 50S ribosomal protein L17, with protein sequence MRHKHGYRKLGRTSSHRAALLKNLAIAVIKYEKIETTVPKAKELRGFVEKLITQAGVGGDHAHKTVFAALQDKECTKKLVNEIAPKYVERNGGYTRIIKTRIRKGDAAPMAFLELV
- the rpsK gene encoding 30S ribosomal protein S11 produces the protein MAKRKVVRKKVVKKNIAKGIIYISATFNNTVVTVTDEMGNVIAWSSAGSLGFKGSKKSTPYAAQQAVEDALTKAKEHGLKEIGIKVQGPGSGRETAVKSAGTTEGIKVSFLKDITPLPHNGCRPPKRRRV
- a CDS encoding UDP-N-acetylmuramoyl-L-alanyl-D-glutamate--2,6-diaminopimelate ligase — its product is MKIELPNHNTFLHVTDNSNECDASSIFVLTKLNAMYEQSARDHGCTHIISPKACLDLLGIRDAIKIIGITGTNGKTTTAAAIYSILLDLGKKVGLQGTRGCFINDHRIEEKSLTTPPILQTIHNLKLAVEAGCEYFVMEVSSHAIVQNRIDGIAFALKILTNVTQDHLDFHKTIDEYIAVKSRFFDDESLKLINKDESKIRFNRTNAMSYGIEHPATYKILAYSLKEGISAAVAKIEKVYEFESPLHGFFNLYNLLAAISAVDMLGVAPMESICEALEHFGGVEGRMEVVSQDPLVIVDFAHTPDGMEKVLDSMKERDLVVVFGAGGDRDRTKRPKMGAMAQRYAKKIVVTSDNPRSEDPQSIITEILAGMNHHESLHVEVDRHEAIEKALRMQAPNEVLLILGKGDETYQEIKGKKYPFDDRSVVRELIAQWAKQK